In the Rhinoderma darwinii isolate aRhiDar2 chromosome 13, aRhiDar2.hap1, whole genome shotgun sequence genome, one interval contains:
- the PPP1R3D gene encoding protein phosphatase 1 regulatory subunit 3D yields MSSTLHHSIMPRNRSEPSELGLPRSFIYINNLYQHEQLAGGFARPGVCLAKEQQRTSRPHRTEDKVSKSCDPELRPIMRRRTKSLPSSLERRSAAKCRPQCHKVRFADSLGLELAEVKVFNIGDNPSIPLHVLSRLSINSDLCCSQDLEVSIQYLEPDFKQPAECGDFLERLHRYRVCLEQVTSSEELGISGTIRVLDLAFEKTVSVRYSFTDWKTHCDARAIWQKRDDADVPDTDVFAFVIPLPPFLQQICSVVQFAIKYQVAGEDYWDNNYGKNYTFISKSHQLKMPKDCEQSWIHFI; encoded by the coding sequence ATGTCTTCCACGCTGCATCATTCTATAATGCCTCGCAACCGCAGCGAACCATCTGAGCTCGGTCTCCCCCGCAGCTTCATTTATATCAATAACCTTTATCAACATGAACAACTGGCAGGAGGATTTGCCAGGCCAGGAGTTTGCTTGGCCAAAGAGCAGCAAAGAACCAGCCGTCCCCATCGGACTGAGGATAAGGTGAGCAAAAGCTGCGATCCGGAATTGCGGCCTATTATGCGCCGCAGAACGAAGTCTCTGCCTAGTTCTCTGGAGAGAAGGAGCGCTGCCAAATGCCGGCCGCAGTGCCATAAAGTCAGGTTTGCCGATTCGCTTGGTTTGGAGTTGGCTGAAGTGAAGGTATTCAACATTGGTGACAACCCGTCCATCCCTCTCCATGTTCTCTCACGGCTGTCAATCAACTCGGACTTATGTTGTAGTCAAGATCTGGAAGTTTCCATTCAATATTTGGAGCCGGACTTCAAACAGCCTGCCGAGTGCGGAGATTTTTTGGAGCGTCTGCATCGATATCGTGTCTGCCTGGAGCAAGTTACCAGTTCGGAGGAACTGGGGATTTCTGGCACCATCCGAGTGCTGGACCTCGCCTTCGAGAAAACGGTTTCAGTGAGGTATTCATTCACCGATTGGAAAACCCATTGTGATGCAAGAGCCATCTGGCAAAAAAGGGACGACGCGGATGTCCCTGACACAGATGTCTTTGCCTTTGTTATCCCATTACCACCTTTTCTCCAGCAAATCTGCTCGGTGGTGCAATTTGCCATAAAATACCAGGTCGCCGGCGAAGATTACTGGGATAACAACTATGGGAAGAACTACACCTTTATATCCAAGAGCCACCAACTTAAAATGCCAAAGGATTGTGAGCAGAGCTGGATCCATTTTATCTAA